A genomic stretch from Apis cerana isolate GH-2021 linkage group LG7, AcerK_1.0, whole genome shotgun sequence includes:
- the LOC107999326 gene encoding tyrosine-protein phosphatase non-receptor type 1 isoform X3 produces MTSQETCEQGISNVETEYLEINSKGAWAILYQHIRNECSNFTYTCNESKKPQNKNLNRYRDVLPYDHSRIVLKKGPCDYINANLIQVDHARRQYILTQGPLENTAGHFWLMIWEQNSKAVLMLNKIIEKNHVKCYQYWPLGESVINTMIFPDVGMKIKYISKTESSDYTTRILKLTDLETKESREILHFHYTTWPDFGVPQSPTAFLNFLTDVRQSGTLDQNVGPPVVHCSAGIGRSGTFCLVDTCLVLIEENGLNSVNIRDILIEMRRSRMGLIQTPDQLRFSYAAIIEGAKQLPSNNVNINNEIVSNHYDVVSNISNSSNEEEDEPPPLPPPRGESLTRSMMADLTSSTISRNDELTGPPDKPLPREPSIQTETSITSSLQTGVNSTVITNNVHEQNSDGVVVPNDNASDGENSIQTISPPSSPDMKNEVRHRNKEKKERLAAQVREMKRRQKETEEWQKLKRSKSETTTETSETVHEEAEPEK; encoded by the exons ATGACCAGCCAAGAGACGTGCGAGCAAGGGATTAGTAATGTAGAAACTGAATATCTTGAGATCAATTCGAAAGGAGCCTGGGCAATTCTCTATCAG CATATACGTAATGAATGCAGCAATTTTACATACACATGCAATGAATCAAAGAAGccacaaaacaaaaatttgaatcgttACAGAGATGTTTTACCATATGATCATAGTAGAATTGTTCTTAAAAAAGGCCCATGTGATTACATCAATGCTAATCTCATACAG gtAGATCATGCCCGTAGACAATATATTCTTACACAAGGACCATTGGAAAATACTGCTGGTCATTTCTGGTTAATGATATGGGAGCAAAATTCTAAAGCTgtgttaatgttaaataaaataatcgaaaagaatCATGTTAAGTGTTATCAGTATTGGCCTCTTGGCGAATCCGTGATTAATACAATGATATTTCCGGATGTtggtatgaaaataaaatatatcagtaAAACGGAATCATCGGATTATACGACTAGAATATTaaa GTTAACTGATTTGGAAACAAAAGAAAGTagagaaatattacattttcactATACCACTTGGCCAGATTTTGGTGTTCCACAAAGTCCTAcagcttttttaaattttttaacagatGTTAGGCAATCAGGAACATTAGATCAAAATGTTGGCCCTCCTGTGGTACATTGTTCTGCAGGAATTGGAAGATCAGGAACATTTTGTTTAGTTGATACCTGCCTTGTTTTG attgaaGAAAATGGATTGAATTCAGTGAATATTagagatatattaatagaaatgagACGATCTAGAATGGGTTTAATTCAAACACCAGATCAATTAAGATTTTCATATGCTGCTATCATTGAAGGAGCAAAACAATTGCCATCCAATAACGTG aatattaataatgaaatagtgTCAAATCATTATGATGTGGTaagtaatattagtaattctTCAAATGAAGAGGAAGATGAACCACCTCCTTTGCCACCTCCAAGAGGCGAATCCTTAACACGTAGCATGATGGCAGATTTAACTTCGAGCACAATATCAAGAAATG atGAATTAACTGGACCACCTGATAAACCATTGCCTAGAGAACCATCAATTCAAACAGAGACATCCATTACATCCAGTTTACAAACTGGTGTAAACTCTACAGTAATCACAAACAATGTACACGAACAAAATTCTGACGGTGTTGTAGTGCCTAATGATAATGCCAGTGACGGTGAAAACTCTATACAAACAATTAGTCCTCCGTCCAGTCCAGATAT gAAAAACGAAGTACGTCATCGtaataaagagaagaaagaacgcTTGGCAGCACAAGTACGAGAGATGAAACGTCGTCAAAAAGAGACTGAAGAATGGCAGAAGCTCAAGAG
- the LOC107999328 gene encoding abasic site processing protein HMCES, with protein MCGRAACSLNPDSLCRACDYKDATGKRRTTSWTKTDIEYIPSTNIGPKDALPCIISGLHFGKDEQVLCAMMWSMIPPWHEGDYRKHNLSTHNARLENIKNSKLYGTPLRKGQRCIVLCEGYYEWKAGKTKKESKQPYYIYATQEKGVRADDSSTWKDEWSEETGWKGFKLLKMAGIFNTFKTGEGKIIYSCTIITTESNSILSWLHNRVPIFLNKEQDSQIWLNEKLTIDEVVDKLNKLTLSDGDLNWHTVSTLVNNVLCKNEDCRKEKKSIEEKKSNSSSFMASWLKKGSAESAKRKSTETEKNDNVMSKIAKEK; from the exons ATGTGTGGTCGAGCAGCttg TTCTTTAAATCCAGATAGTTTATGTCGCGCTTGTGATTACAAGGATGCAACTGGCAAACGACGCACAACATCATGGACCAAAACTGACATCGAATATATTCCATCCACTAATATCGGACCTAAAGATGCTCTTCCTTGTATTATTTCTGGCTTACACTTTGGCAAAGACGAACAAGTTCTTTGTGCTATGATGTGGAGTATGATTCCCCCTTGGCACGAG ggaGACTAcagaaaacataatttatcaaCACATAACGCGCgtctagaaaatattaaaaattccaaattatatGGAACACCACTTCGTAAAGGACAAAGGTGTATTGTGCTTTGTGAAGGTTATTATGAATGGAAAGCTGGAAAAACCAAAAAAGAATCTAAACaaccatattatatttatgctaCTCAAGAGAAAGGAGTAAGAGCGGATGATTCTTCGACATGGAAAGATGAATGGTCTGAAGAAACTGGTTGGAAAggatttaaacttttaaagatggcaggaatttttaatacatttaaaactgGAGAA ggGAAAATAATATACAGTTGTACAATAATTACAACTGAATCAAATAGTATTCTGTCTTGGTTACATAATCGTGTAcccatttttttaaacaaagaacAAGATTCACAG atttggttgaatgaaaaattaacaatagatGAAGttgttgataaattaaataaattaacattatcaGATGGTGATTTAAATTGGCATACAGTCTCAACTCTTGTAAACaatgtattatgtaaaaatgaagattgcagaaaagagaaaaagtccat tgaagagaaaaaaagcaaCTCTAGTAGTTTTATGGCTTCTTGGTTGAAGAAAGGGTCTGCAGAGTCAGCTAAGAGAAAAAGTACGgaaactgaaaaaaatgataatgtaatgtcaaaaattgcaaaggaaaaataa
- the LOC107999326 gene encoding tyrosine-protein phosphatase non-receptor type 1 isoform X4 → MTSQETCEQGISNVETEYLEINSKGAWAILYQHIRNECSNFTYTCNESKKPQNKNLNRYRDVLPYDHSRIVLKKGPCDYINANLIQVDHARRQYILTQGPLENTAGHFWLMIWEQNSKAVLMLNKIIEKNHVKCYQYWPLGESVINTMIFPDVGMKIKYISKTESSDYTTRILKLTDLETKESREILHFHYTTWPDFGVPQSPTAFLNFLTDVRQSGTLDQNVGPPVVHCSAGIGRSGTFCLVDTCLVLIEENGLNSVNIRDILIEMRRSRMGLIQTPDQLRFSYAAIIEGAKQLPSNNNINNEIVSNHYDVVSNISNSSNEEEDEPPPLPPPRGESLTRSMMADLTSSTISRNDELTGPPDKPLPREPSIQTETSITSSLQTGVNSTVITNNVHEQNSDGVVVPNDNASDGENSIQTISPPSSPDMKNEVRHRNKEKKERLAAQVREMKRRQKETEEWQKLKRSKSETTTETSETVHEEAEPEK, encoded by the exons ATGACCAGCCAAGAGACGTGCGAGCAAGGGATTAGTAATGTAGAAACTGAATATCTTGAGATCAATTCGAAAGGAGCCTGGGCAATTCTCTATCAG CATATACGTAATGAATGCAGCAATTTTACATACACATGCAATGAATCAAAGAAGccacaaaacaaaaatttgaatcgttACAGAGATGTTTTACCATATGATCATAGTAGAATTGTTCTTAAAAAAGGCCCATGTGATTACATCAATGCTAATCTCATACAG gtAGATCATGCCCGTAGACAATATATTCTTACACAAGGACCATTGGAAAATACTGCTGGTCATTTCTGGTTAATGATATGGGAGCAAAATTCTAAAGCTgtgttaatgttaaataaaataatcgaaaagaatCATGTTAAGTGTTATCAGTATTGGCCTCTTGGCGAATCCGTGATTAATACAATGATATTTCCGGATGTtggtatgaaaataaaatatatcagtaAAACGGAATCATCGGATTATACGACTAGAATATTaaa GTTAACTGATTTGGAAACAAAAGAAAGTagagaaatattacattttcactATACCACTTGGCCAGATTTTGGTGTTCCACAAAGTCCTAcagcttttttaaattttttaacagatGTTAGGCAATCAGGAACATTAGATCAAAATGTTGGCCCTCCTGTGGTACATTGTTCTGCAGGAATTGGAAGATCAGGAACATTTTGTTTAGTTGATACCTGCCTTGTTTTG attgaaGAAAATGGATTGAATTCAGTGAATATTagagatatattaatagaaatgagACGATCTAGAATGGGTTTAATTCAAACACCAGATCAATTAAGATTTTCATATGCTGCTATCATTGAAGGAGCAAAACAATTGCCATCCAATAAC aatattaataatgaaatagtgTCAAATCATTATGATGTGGTaagtaatattagtaattctTCAAATGAAGAGGAAGATGAACCACCTCCTTTGCCACCTCCAAGAGGCGAATCCTTAACACGTAGCATGATGGCAGATTTAACTTCGAGCACAATATCAAGAAATG atGAATTAACTGGACCACCTGATAAACCATTGCCTAGAGAACCATCAATTCAAACAGAGACATCCATTACATCCAGTTTACAAACTGGTGTAAACTCTACAGTAATCACAAACAATGTACACGAACAAAATTCTGACGGTGTTGTAGTGCCTAATGATAATGCCAGTGACGGTGAAAACTCTATACAAACAATTAGTCCTCCGTCCAGTCCAGATAT gAAAAACGAAGTACGTCATCGtaataaagagaagaaagaacgcTTGGCAGCACAAGTACGAGAGATGAAACGTCGTCAAAAAGAGACTGAAGAATGGCAGAAGCTCAAGAG
- the LOC107999326 gene encoding tyrosine-protein phosphatase non-receptor type 1 isoform X1 has translation MTSQETCEQGISNVETEYLEINSKGAWAILYQHIRNECSNFTYTCNESKKPQNKNLNRYRDVLPYDHSRIVLKKGPCDYINANLIQVDHARRQYILTQGPLENTAGHFWLMIWEQNSKAVLMLNKIIEKNHVKCYQYWPLGESVINTMIFPDVGMKIKYISKTESSDYTTRILKLTDLETKESREILHFHYTTWPDFGVPQSPTAFLNFLTDVRQSGTLDQNVGPPVVHCSAGIGRSGTFCLVDTCLVLIEENGLNSVNIRDILIEMRRSRMGLIQTPDQLRFSYAAIIEGAKQLPSNNVNINNEIVSNHYDVVSNISNSSNEEEDEPPPLPPPRGESLTRSMMADLTSSTISRNDELTGPPDKPLPREPSIQTETSITSSLQTGVNSTVITNNVHEQNSDGVVVPNDNASDGENSIQTISPPSSPDMKNEVRHRNKEKKERLAAQVREMKRRQKETEEWQKLKRSLFKPLTIGIGAAIVGGGIIAICGYLYMRG, from the exons ATGACCAGCCAAGAGACGTGCGAGCAAGGGATTAGTAATGTAGAAACTGAATATCTTGAGATCAATTCGAAAGGAGCCTGGGCAATTCTCTATCAG CATATACGTAATGAATGCAGCAATTTTACATACACATGCAATGAATCAAAGAAGccacaaaacaaaaatttgaatcgttACAGAGATGTTTTACCATATGATCATAGTAGAATTGTTCTTAAAAAAGGCCCATGTGATTACATCAATGCTAATCTCATACAG gtAGATCATGCCCGTAGACAATATATTCTTACACAAGGACCATTGGAAAATACTGCTGGTCATTTCTGGTTAATGATATGGGAGCAAAATTCTAAAGCTgtgttaatgttaaataaaataatcgaaaagaatCATGTTAAGTGTTATCAGTATTGGCCTCTTGGCGAATCCGTGATTAATACAATGATATTTCCGGATGTtggtatgaaaataaaatatatcagtaAAACGGAATCATCGGATTATACGACTAGAATATTaaa GTTAACTGATTTGGAAACAAAAGAAAGTagagaaatattacattttcactATACCACTTGGCCAGATTTTGGTGTTCCACAAAGTCCTAcagcttttttaaattttttaacagatGTTAGGCAATCAGGAACATTAGATCAAAATGTTGGCCCTCCTGTGGTACATTGTTCTGCAGGAATTGGAAGATCAGGAACATTTTGTTTAGTTGATACCTGCCTTGTTTTG attgaaGAAAATGGATTGAATTCAGTGAATATTagagatatattaatagaaatgagACGATCTAGAATGGGTTTAATTCAAACACCAGATCAATTAAGATTTTCATATGCTGCTATCATTGAAGGAGCAAAACAATTGCCATCCAATAACGTG aatattaataatgaaatagtgTCAAATCATTATGATGTGGTaagtaatattagtaattctTCAAATGAAGAGGAAGATGAACCACCTCCTTTGCCACCTCCAAGAGGCGAATCCTTAACACGTAGCATGATGGCAGATTTAACTTCGAGCACAATATCAAGAAATG atGAATTAACTGGACCACCTGATAAACCATTGCCTAGAGAACCATCAATTCAAACAGAGACATCCATTACATCCAGTTTACAAACTGGTGTAAACTCTACAGTAATCACAAACAATGTACACGAACAAAATTCTGACGGTGTTGTAGTGCCTAATGATAATGCCAGTGACGGTGAAAACTCTATACAAACAATTAGTCCTCCGTCCAGTCCAGATAT gAAAAACGAAGTACGTCATCGtaataaagagaagaaagaacgcTTGGCAGCACAAGTACGAGAGATGAAACGTCGTCAAAAAGAGACTGAAGAATGGCAGAAGCTCAAGAGGTCATTATTTAAACCTCTTACAATAGGCATAGGCGCTGCAATTGTTGGTGGGGGTATTATAGCAATATGTGGCTATTTGTACATGCGTGGTTAG
- the LOC107999326 gene encoding tyrosine-protein phosphatase non-receptor type 1 isoform X2 codes for MTSQETCEQGISNVETEYLEINSKGAWAILYQHIRNECSNFTYTCNESKKPQNKNLNRYRDVLPYDHSRIVLKKGPCDYINANLIQVDHARRQYILTQGPLENTAGHFWLMIWEQNSKAVLMLNKIIEKNHVKCYQYWPLGESVINTMIFPDVGMKIKYISKTESSDYTTRILKLTDLETKESREILHFHYTTWPDFGVPQSPTAFLNFLTDVRQSGTLDQNVGPPVVHCSAGIGRSGTFCLVDTCLVLIEENGLNSVNIRDILIEMRRSRMGLIQTPDQLRFSYAAIIEGAKQLPSNNNINNEIVSNHYDVVSNISNSSNEEEDEPPPLPPPRGESLTRSMMADLTSSTISRNDELTGPPDKPLPREPSIQTETSITSSLQTGVNSTVITNNVHEQNSDGVVVPNDNASDGENSIQTISPPSSPDMKNEVRHRNKEKKERLAAQVREMKRRQKETEEWQKLKRSLFKPLTIGIGAAIVGGGIIAICGYLYMRG; via the exons ATGACCAGCCAAGAGACGTGCGAGCAAGGGATTAGTAATGTAGAAACTGAATATCTTGAGATCAATTCGAAAGGAGCCTGGGCAATTCTCTATCAG CATATACGTAATGAATGCAGCAATTTTACATACACATGCAATGAATCAAAGAAGccacaaaacaaaaatttgaatcgttACAGAGATGTTTTACCATATGATCATAGTAGAATTGTTCTTAAAAAAGGCCCATGTGATTACATCAATGCTAATCTCATACAG gtAGATCATGCCCGTAGACAATATATTCTTACACAAGGACCATTGGAAAATACTGCTGGTCATTTCTGGTTAATGATATGGGAGCAAAATTCTAAAGCTgtgttaatgttaaataaaataatcgaaaagaatCATGTTAAGTGTTATCAGTATTGGCCTCTTGGCGAATCCGTGATTAATACAATGATATTTCCGGATGTtggtatgaaaataaaatatatcagtaAAACGGAATCATCGGATTATACGACTAGAATATTaaa GTTAACTGATTTGGAAACAAAAGAAAGTagagaaatattacattttcactATACCACTTGGCCAGATTTTGGTGTTCCACAAAGTCCTAcagcttttttaaattttttaacagatGTTAGGCAATCAGGAACATTAGATCAAAATGTTGGCCCTCCTGTGGTACATTGTTCTGCAGGAATTGGAAGATCAGGAACATTTTGTTTAGTTGATACCTGCCTTGTTTTG attgaaGAAAATGGATTGAATTCAGTGAATATTagagatatattaatagaaatgagACGATCTAGAATGGGTTTAATTCAAACACCAGATCAATTAAGATTTTCATATGCTGCTATCATTGAAGGAGCAAAACAATTGCCATCCAATAAC aatattaataatgaaatagtgTCAAATCATTATGATGTGGTaagtaatattagtaattctTCAAATGAAGAGGAAGATGAACCACCTCCTTTGCCACCTCCAAGAGGCGAATCCTTAACACGTAGCATGATGGCAGATTTAACTTCGAGCACAATATCAAGAAATG atGAATTAACTGGACCACCTGATAAACCATTGCCTAGAGAACCATCAATTCAAACAGAGACATCCATTACATCCAGTTTACAAACTGGTGTAAACTCTACAGTAATCACAAACAATGTACACGAACAAAATTCTGACGGTGTTGTAGTGCCTAATGATAATGCCAGTGACGGTGAAAACTCTATACAAACAATTAGTCCTCCGTCCAGTCCAGATAT gAAAAACGAAGTACGTCATCGtaataaagagaagaaagaacgcTTGGCAGCACAAGTACGAGAGATGAAACGTCGTCAAAAAGAGACTGAAGAATGGCAGAAGCTCAAGAGGTCATTATTTAAACCTCTTACAATAGGCATAGGCGCTGCAATTGTTGGTGGGGGTATTATAGCAATATGTGGCTATTTGTACATGCGTGGTTAG